The DNA sequence CAAATCGGTCATAATCGTCGTCGAAGGACACCTTCACGCGATCGTCATCCCCTAACGCGCGTCCAATGGCTTCTTCTAATTTTTCCGCTACTTCATCTCCATCGTCTTCACTTCCATCAATATCATCGAGGTCGATGGACTCGGCAGACTCTCCATTCAAAGAAATCGATAGGGACTCATCTGACAGATCAGGAGTGGTGTTACTGATTCGGGAACCTGTTTTCACTGCTTCCTCAAAATGATCCACGCCGTTGCCATCCCAAAGCCTTTCGACCTTGAATGCTACATCTTTATCATCCGAACCACTCGTCGTATACGCATAGATGGTCCGAATCTCGTTGTCTTTCAAAGTCACATCGACTTTCATGCCTTCGGCCAAAGAATGGAAGCTCGCAGACTTCCCATTGATTTTGACTACCACATCTTCAGCTACATCATACGTTTTCGAACCGATCGTCAGCTCATCATCATCTTCATCAATATCCGCAATGGTTCCTTTCACATGGTTACCGAAATCTACCTGTCCGACCTTGTCAAGCAAGCGGTTAACAAACACGGCCATCTCCGCACGAGTTACCGGTTTATTGGGCTTGAATGTCTTATCCTCATATCCCGCAACCAATGATTGCAGCAAAGCGAACGATAGATATTCCTTTTCCTCAGCGGTCAGGGAAGAAATGTCTCCAAAGTAAAGGTTGCTCTCATCCAGATCGTCATAATCTGTGCCTAATGCATTTACCAAGAGTTTAACGACGAATAATCTAGTCGCCGGCTTGTTTGGCTGAAATTCCTGGGAATCAACGATATGATTCACCAACGCTAGATTAACCGTTGTTTGTGCCCAATCGGGTACATCTTTCCTGTTGTAGTTGTCACCGTCAGTCAGTAGGTCTTTATTTTGTGACAGCAAATTGATGACCATGGTCAGAGCTTCAAGCTGAGTAACAGGTTTGTTTGGACGGAAAGTGTGATCAGGATAACCTTTGATAATGGATTTATCCACCATTGTTTTCACAGTCGCTTCTGCCCAATGCTTCTGCAAGTCAGAAAAACGTTCCTTATCTTTTTGTCCCTTACCTTGTTGAAATTGACCGTTCCCTTTTTGCTTATGGTCATTTCCGTGCCCGTTATTCCCTTTTGCGCTAGCTGTAGCAGCAAAAGAAACAGACAATGTTCCCGCAAGGATCGTAGGCAAAATCTTATGTCTCCAAGTCTTCATACCGTATACCTCCTCAACAAATTAAGCTCAACTGACTTCGAGACGTGTATTTGAGGCAAGAAGTTGCAAATTCTCTCGGAAAACGGAAAATTTGTGCAACAAAAAAACGCCCAGGAGTCATTTCCTGAGCGTCTATCTTAGATTTCTGTCCTATTCCAGCTCGGCAGCTACGCGATCCAGCTTGCCTTGCAGCTCATCCAAATCGACATTCATATCGAGCGCTGCAAACAGACCGGTAAAGTAGGCGTTCACCTGTTCTTTTACACGCGCACGCTCGATTACTGACAAATCAGCGAAAAGCGTAGAAAATTGATCCGCCAGCTGATCGTCGCCTGTTGCAACATAAGCTGCTACCGGCTCCTGCATCCGCTTTTCCAGCTCATCACGCACTTTCACCTTACCGTCCTGCTCAAAAAAGTCTTTCGTGTTTTTAAACAAGGCCAGAGCCGGTTGGAATGCAGCAGCACCCACAGGCAGCTCCTCAGCGAAAGCCAGCGTCTCTACCTGACGTGGCTGAAACGGCGCCAGTGTCAGACCTTTTGCAGTTGCCTGAACTTCGCGTTGCCATTGCCCTACCAATGTGACTCCCTGCTTATTGATGAACTTCTCCAGACGGAGCGTCGTCGCGCGGAGCTCCTGTGCCAGGTCGTAGCTGATCGAACGCAACAGATCGGTCAGACAGCCTTGCAGCGCCTGCTTCAGGTTGCGGCCATCGTCCTTGAGCACGGAAGGGTTGAAGGCAAAGTTGTACAGCTCGTTAAAGCGGAAGAACAGACGTTGCTTCACATAATAGAGCAGTTCTTCCCGTTCTTTTGCTAGATCCCGTTCATAGGATGCCGTTGCGAGCGCCTCGACAGCGGCCAGCGCAGCAGACTGTGCTTCGCTGGCTGCTTCTCTGCGAGCCAAGCGCTCACTTTCCCCTGACGTTGCCATCAACATGAATTCCGTCAGTGTCGTGTGGGCTCGACGAATTTCTCCGATAGCTGCGTTGACAGCGATCTGCGTCAGCTCCTCGATGGTAAACCGCAGGAACTCCACCTCGAAGTTTGCCATGCCGGACAGCTTGAATGCTTCTTCTGCTGCCATCAGCTCCGCACCTTCTGCAGTCTGAGTCCGTTGACGGTATACTTTC is a window from the Brevibacillus choshinensis genome containing:
- a CDS encoding S-layer homology domain-containing protein; the encoded protein is MKTWRHKILPTILAGTLSVSFAATASAKGNNGHGNDHKQKGNGQFQQGKGQKDKERFSDLQKHWAEATVKTMVDKSIIKGYPDHTFRPNKPVTQLEALTMVINLLSQNKDLLTDGDNYNRKDVPDWAQTTVNLALVNHIVDSQEFQPNKPATRLFVVKLLVNALGTDYDDLDESNLYFGDISSLTAEEKEYLSFALLQSLVAGYEDKTFKPNKPVTRAEMAVFVNRLLDKVGQVDFGNHVKGTIADIDEDDDELTIGSKTYDVAEDVVVKINGKSASFHSLAEGMKVDVTLKDNEIRTIYAYTTSGSDDKDVAFKVERLWDGNGVDHFEEAVKTGSRISNTTPDLSDESLSISLNGESAESIDLDDIDGSEDDGDEVAEKLEEAIGRALGDDDRVKVSFDDDYDRFVFETDNSPTNVVPSIKFTGSALNDLGLNSSVAKGSLDGKFVAESWKITVKSDASSDQTYVIKVEDENIDETVEIDVDDNDSAEEIADKIADALKDNDEIASAYTVELDDEAVTLTSKDNDEELDVEIKITKK